One region of Oryza sativa Japonica Group chromosome 10, ASM3414082v1 genomic DNA includes:
- the LOC4348204 gene encoding probable glucuronosyltransferase GUT1 isoform 1 precursor (isoform 1 precursor is encoded by transcript variant 1), which translates to MGTRRRSARARARPPLAMPLAVLLLFACSSGVAAAAAQGIERIKDDPVGKLKVYVYELPPKYNKNIVAKDSRCLSHMFATEIFMHRFLLSSAIRTSNPDEADWFYTPVYTTCDLTPWGHPLTTKSPRMMRSAIKFISKYWPYWNRTEGADHFFVVPHDFAACFYFQEAKAIERGILPVLRRATLVQTFGQKNHACLKDGSITVPPYTPAHKIRAHLVPPETPRSIFVYFRGLFYDTSNDPEGGYYARGARASVWENFKNNPMFDISTDHPQTYYEDMQRAVFCLCPLGWAPWSPRLVEAVVFGCIPVIIADDIVLPFSDAIPWEEIAVFVAEDDVPQLDTILTSIPTEVILRKQAMLAEPSMKQTMLFPQPAEPGDGFHQVMNALARKLPHGRDVFLKPGQKVLNWTEGTREDLKPW; encoded by the exons AtggggacgaggaggaggagtgcgcgagcgcgagcgcggCCGCCGCTGGCCATGCCGCTCGCCGTGCTTCTTCTCTTCGCCTGTTCTTCCGGCGTCGCAGCCGCGGCCGCTCAGGGCATCGAGCGGATCAAAG ACGATCCTGTTGGAAAGCTGAAGGTGTATGTCTACGAGCTGCCCCCCAAGTACAACAAGAACATTGTGGCGAAAGATTCCAGATGCCTCAGCCACATGTTTGCCACAGAGATCTTCATGCATCGCTTCCTGCTGTCGAGTGCGATCCGGACTTCGAATCCGGACGAAGCCGATTGGTTCTACACTCCAGTGTACACCACATGCGACCTCACGCCATGGGGCCATCCCCTGACCACCAAGTCTCCACGCATGATGAGAAGTGCGATCAAGTTCATCTCCAAGTACTGGCCCTACTGGAACAGAACGGAGGGTGCGGATCATTTCTTCGTTGTGCCACATGACTTTGCAGCGTGCTTCTACTTCCAG GAGGCGAAGGCTATTGAGCGAGGCATCCTTCCGGTGCTGCGCCGTGCTACGCTGGTGCAGACGTTTGGGCAGAAGAACCATGCGTGTCTCAAGGATGGCTCCATCACAGTCCCGCCGTATACTCCTGCTCACAAGATCAGAGCTCATCTTGTTCCACCAGAGACTCCTCGGTCAATCTTTGTCTACTTCCGTGGTTTGTTCTATGATACTTCGAATGATCCTGAGGGTGGTTACTATGCAAG GGGCGCCCGTGCATCGGTGTGGGAGAACTTCAAGAACAACCCGATGTTCGACATCTCTACGGACCACCCCCAAACCTACTACGAGGACATGCAGCGTGCAGTCTTCTGCCTGTGCCCGCTGGGCTGGGCGCCATGGAGCCCTCGTCTGGTGGAGGCCGTGGTGTTCGGCTGCATCCCGGTGATCATCGCAGACGACATCGTCCTCCCCTTCTCCGACGCGATCCCGTGGGAGGAGATCGCCGTGTTCGTGGCCGAGGACGATGTCCCGCAGCTGGACACCATCCTGACCTCCATACCAACGGAGGTGATCCTCCGGAAGCAGGCGATGCTCGCGGAGCCGTCGATGAAGCAGACCATGCTGTTCCCGCAGCCTGCGGAGCCCGGGGATGGCTTCCACCAGGTGATGAACGCGCTGGCGAGGAAGCTGCCCCATGGCAGGGATGTGTTCCTCAAGCCCGGGCAGAAGGTGCTCAACTGGACCGAGGGGACCCGGGAAGACCTGAAGCCGTGGTAG
- the LOC4348204 gene encoding probable glucuronosyltransferase GUT1 isoform 2 (isoform 2 is encoded by transcript variant 2), with protein MFATEIFMHRFLLSSAIRTSNPDEADWFYTPVYTTCDLTPWGHPLTTKSPRMMRSAIKFISKYWPYWNRTEGADHFFVVPHDFAACFYFQEAKAIERGILPVLRRATLVQTFGQKNHACLKDGSITVPPYTPAHKIRAHLVPPETPRSIFVYFRGLFYDTSNDPEGGYYARGARASVWENFKNNPMFDISTDHPQTYYEDMQRAVFCLCPLGWAPWSPRLVEAVVFGCIPVIIADDIVLPFSDAIPWEEIAVFVAEDDVPQLDTILTSIPTEVILRKQAMLAEPSMKQTMLFPQPAEPGDGFHQVMNALARKLPHGRDVFLKPGQKVLNWTEGTREDLKPW; from the exons ATGTTTGCCACAGAGATCTTCATGCATCGCTTCCTGCTGTCGAGTGCGATCCGGACTTCGAATCCGGACGAAGCCGATTGGTTCTACACTCCAGTGTACACCACATGCGACCTCACGCCATGGGGCCATCCCCTGACCACCAAGTCTCCACGCATGATGAGAAGTGCGATCAAGTTCATCTCCAAGTACTGGCCCTACTGGAACAGAACGGAGGGTGCGGATCATTTCTTCGTTGTGCCACATGACTTTGCAGCGTGCTTCTACTTCCAG GAGGCGAAGGCTATTGAGCGAGGCATCCTTCCGGTGCTGCGCCGTGCTACGCTGGTGCAGACGTTTGGGCAGAAGAACCATGCGTGTCTCAAGGATGGCTCCATCACAGTCCCGCCGTATACTCCTGCTCACAAGATCAGAGCTCATCTTGTTCCACCAGAGACTCCTCGGTCAATCTTTGTCTACTTCCGTGGTTTGTTCTATGATACTTCGAATGATCCTGAGGGTGGTTACTATGCAAG GGGCGCCCGTGCATCGGTGTGGGAGAACTTCAAGAACAACCCGATGTTCGACATCTCTACGGACCACCCCCAAACCTACTACGAGGACATGCAGCGTGCAGTCTTCTGCCTGTGCCCGCTGGGCTGGGCGCCATGGAGCCCTCGTCTGGTGGAGGCCGTGGTGTTCGGCTGCATCCCGGTGATCATCGCAGACGACATCGTCCTCCCCTTCTCCGACGCGATCCCGTGGGAGGAGATCGCCGTGTTCGTGGCCGAGGACGATGTCCCGCAGCTGGACACCATCCTGACCTCCATACCAACGGAGGTGATCCTCCGGAAGCAGGCGATGCTCGCGGAGCCGTCGATGAAGCAGACCATGCTGTTCCCGCAGCCTGCGGAGCCCGGGGATGGCTTCCACCAGGTGATGAACGCGCTGGCGAGGAAGCTGCCCCATGGCAGGGATGTGTTCCTCAAGCCCGGGCAGAAGGTGCTCAACTGGACCGAGGGGACCCGGGAAGACCTGAAGCCGTGGTAG